The Roseicyclus marinus genome has a segment encoding these proteins:
- a CDS encoding cobalt-precorrin-6A reductase: MTCTLLILAGTTEATGFARAAAERGLSGIVSFAGRVERPLRQPLPQRVGGFGGVAGLVAYLREAGITHVIDATHPFAVQMSRNAVAACTEAGVPLVALTRPAWVQAPGDDWIHVPDIAGAVAALDRPAARVMLAVGRMHLEEFAPNPQHHYLLRLVDPPKGPLPFPRAEVIVDRGPFDAEADRALMARHGIEIVVSKNAGGTGAHAKIAAARALGLPVIMIDRPEPPARREVHDTQAVFDWIAHSGTDLGV; this comes from the coding sequence ATGACATGCACCCTCCTGATCCTTGCGGGCACGACCGAGGCGACGGGCTTTGCCCGGGCCGCCGCCGAGCGGGGCTTGAGCGGCATCGTGTCCTTTGCGGGCCGGGTGGAGCGCCCCTTGCGCCAGCCGCTGCCGCAACGGGTGGGGGGCTTTGGCGGGGTGGCGGGGCTCGTCGCCTATCTGCGGGAGGCGGGTATCACCCATGTGATCGACGCGACCCATCCCTTTGCCGTGCAGATGAGCCGCAATGCGGTCGCGGCCTGCACCGAGGCGGGCGTGCCGCTGGTCGCGCTGACCCGACCGGCCTGGGTGCAGGCACCCGGCGACGACTGGATCCATGTGCCCGATATCGCGGGGGCGGTCGCAGCGCTTGACCGTCCGGCGGCACGCGTGATGCTGGCCGTGGGGCGGATGCATCTGGAGGAGTTCGCGCCCAATCCGCAGCATCACTACCTGTTGCGGCTGGTCGATCCGCCCAAAGGACCGCTGCCCTTTCCCCGGGCCGAGGTGATCGTGGATCGCGGGCCATTTGACGCCGAGGCCGACCGGGCGCTGATGGCGCGTCACGGGATCGAGATCGTGGTGTCCAAGAATGCGGGCGGCACCGGGGCCCATGCCAAGATCGCGGCGGCGCGCGCGCTGGGCCTGCCGGTGATCATGATCGACCGGCCCGAGCCCCCGGCGCGGCGCGAAGTGCATGACACGCAGGCGGTGTTCGACTGGATCGCTCACTCTGGCACGGACCTTGGGGTATAG
- the cobJ gene encoding precorrin-3B C(17)-methyltransferase, giving the protein MTGSVVIAGLGPGDPSLVTPEVTEALDQATDILGYIPYVRRIAPRAGLTLHETDNRQELDRARHALELATAGHRVVVVSSGDPGVFAMASAVFEAVEAGPTPWRDLDIRVLPGITAMLAASARIGAPMGHDFCAINLSDNLKPWALIEKRLRLAVEADFAIALYNPRSKSRPEGFVRALDLLRQCCEPERLIIFARAVTTPDEAFRVVPLADATPDMADMQTVVLIGSSATRLIARPGRPFVYTPRSVPE; this is encoded by the coding sequence ATGACGGGCTCGGTCGTCATCGCGGGCCTTGGCCCCGGCGATCCGTCGCTCGTCACGCCCGAAGTGACCGAAGCCCTGGACCAAGCCACGGATATCCTTGGCTATATCCCTTACGTCCGCCGCATCGCCCCGCGCGCGGGCCTCACGCTGCACGAAACCGACAACCGGCAGGAACTGGACCGCGCCCGCCATGCGCTGGAACTGGCCACGGCGGGCCACCGCGTCGTCGTGGTCAGCTCGGGCGATCCCGGCGTTTTCGCCATGGCCTCCGCCGTCTTCGAGGCGGTCGAGGCAGGCCCCACCCCTTGGCGCGATCTCGACATCCGCGTCCTGCCCGGCATCACCGCCATGCTGGCCGCCTCCGCCCGGATCGGCGCGCCGATGGGGCATGATTTCTGTGCCATCAACCTCAGCGACAATCTCAAGCCCTGGGCGCTGATCGAAAAGCGCCTGCGCCTGGCCGTCGAGGCCGATTTCGCCATCGCGCTCTACAACCCCCGCTCCAAATCCCGGCCCGAGGGCTTTGTCCGCGCGCTCGACCTCTTGCGCCAATGCTGCGAGCCCGAGCGCCTGATCATCTTCGCCCGCGCCGTCACCACGCCCGACGAAGCCTTTCGGGTCGTGCCTTTGGCCGATGCCACGCCGGACATGGCCGACATGCAGACCGTCGTTCTCATCGGCTCTTCGGCCACGCGCCTCATCGCGCGTCCGGGCAGACCCTTCGTCTATACCCCAAGGTCCGTGCCAGAGTGA